From a region of the Nothobranchius furzeri strain GRZ-AD chromosome 12, NfurGRZ-RIMD1, whole genome shotgun sequence genome:
- the zfp36l2 gene encoding mRNA decay activator protein ZFP36L2, with amino-acid sequence MKEAACEIWGKVMSATVLSAFYDMDMLFKDTSMNMNALHINSMLERKAVGAPVPAAGSGGSFTPGFYRRNSTSNLEVMNSGDRYSLCCYSGETEDAPSTTSIMNKGNRFRDRAYSESGERGVLQQKPGAQINSTRYKTELCRPFEENGSCKYGEKCQFAHGFHELRSLSRHPKYKTEPCRTFHTIGFCPYGPRCHFIHNADERRPAPAANANVRAAEPRSAREGSGYDQQLSNAHRDRPKLHHSLSFSGFSTHLGLDSPLLHSPTSRTPPPPMTASTPSFYDDVLSPSSGSCIGSAFPFPGQDLRAMLAPLAAHTPGGYNDHSTGALYRVTRTGPPSPPTYNHLQTLRRLSESPVFEPPPCSPDSLSDRESYASGSNSSSGSLSGSESPGPDAGRRLPIFSRLSISDD; translated from the exons ATGAAAGAAGCAGCGTGTGAGATTTGGGGAAAAGTTATGTCAGCGACCGTCTTGTCCGCTTTCTACGacatggacatgctgttcaag GATACGAGCATGAACATGAACGCCCTGCACATCAACAGCATGTTGGAGAGGAAAGCTGTGGGAGCTCCGGTCCCCGCCGCGGGCTCCGGTGGCTCCTTCACGCCGGGGTTTTACCGCAGAAACTCCACCAGCAACTTGGAGGTAATGAACAGTGGAGACAGGTACTCGCTGTGCTGCTACAGCGGGGAGACGGAAGACGCGCCGAGCACCACCTCCATCATGAACAAGGGGAACCGATTCCGGGACCGCGCCTACAGCGAGAGCGGAGAGCGGGGCGTGCTGCAGCAGAAGCCCGGCGCCCAGATCAACTCCACCCGCTACAAGACCGAGCTGTGCCGGCCCTTTGAGGAGAACGGATCCTGTAAATACGGGGAGAAATGCCAGTTCGCTCACGGCTTCCACGAGTTGCGGAGCTTGTCCCGGCACCCCAAGTACAAAACGGAGCCTTGTCGCACCTTCCACACCATCGGGTTTTGTCCCTATGGTCCCCGGTGTCACTTCATCCACAACGCCGACGAGCGGCGCCCAGCCCCTGCTGCGAACGCCAACGTGCGGGCGGCTGAACCCAGGTCGGCTCGGGAAGGCAGCGGCTACGACCAGCAGCTGTCCAACGCCCACCGGGACAGACCCAAGCTCCACCACAGCCTCAGCTTCTCCGGCTTCTCCACGCACCTCGGACTCGACTCTCCCCTGCTTCACAGCCCCACGTCCCGGACTCCGCCACCTCCCATGACCGCCTCAACCCCCAGCTTCTACGACGACGTCCTGTCCCCCAGCTCGGGGTCCTGCATCGGCAGCGCCTTCCCCTTCCCGGGACAGGACTTGAGAGCCATGCTTGCCCCCCTCGCTGCACACACTCCAGGCGGCTACAACGACCACTCAACCGGAGCCTTGTACCGGGTCACGCGGACCGGCCCTCCCTCCCCTCCGACTTACAACCATCTGCAGACGCTGCGGCGCCTCAGCGAGTCCCCGGTGTTCGAGCCTCCTCCCTGCTCGCCCGACTCGCTCTCCGACCGGGAGAGCTACGCCAGTGGGTCGAACAGCTCCTCCGGGAGCCTCAGCGGCTCGGAGTCCCCGGGTCCGGACGCGGGAAGGCGGTTGCCAATCTTCAGCAGGCTGTCGATTTCTGATGACTAA